A genomic window from Sulfurospirillum multivorans DSM 12446 includes:
- the mqnP gene encoding menaquinone biosynthesis prenyltransferase MqnP yields the protein MQQLWLKLKDISDLIVFKHSVFALPFIFVAMIVSSKAQSGTVWFGFKLLIFGLLAAVSARNFAMAFNRYADRDIDKYNPRTANRPSVDGRIGTFNMQLFIALNAIVFIVVAYLINDLAFYLSIPILIILGGYSLFKRFSPYAHLVLGVSLGLAPIAGVVAIQESIPLWSILLSIGVMYWVAGFDLLYSLQDMEYDKANGLFSIPSRFGKEATFFISRLFHAQTVLFWFLFVLSADLGFLAYVGVLISAIVLFFEHRIVLKDFSKIDRAFFTLNGYLGIIFFALIFLDRI from the coding sequence CTTTAAACACTCCGTTTTCGCACTCCCTTTTATTTTCGTGGCGATGATTGTCTCCTCCAAAGCGCAAAGTGGCACCGTCTGGTTTGGATTTAAACTGTTAATTTTTGGACTACTCGCCGCTGTAAGTGCGCGTAATTTTGCGATGGCATTTAACCGCTATGCCGATCGCGATATTGATAAGTACAATCCACGAACCGCCAATCGCCCGAGTGTCGATGGACGCATTGGTACGTTCAATATGCAGCTTTTTATTGCGCTCAATGCTATTGTTTTTATTGTCGTCGCATATCTTATTAATGATCTTGCCTTTTACCTCAGCATTCCAATTTTGATTATTTTGGGCGGTTATTCCCTGTTTAAACGTTTTTCACCGTATGCACATTTGGTACTTGGAGTTTCGCTTGGATTGGCACCTATTGCGGGTGTCGTCGCGATTCAAGAATCCATTCCGTTGTGGTCGATTTTACTCTCCATTGGGGTGATGTACTGGGTGGCAGGGTTTGATCTGCTTTACTCCTTGCAAGATATGGAGTATGATAAAGCCAATGGACTTTTCTCGATTCCCTCCCGCTTTGGCAAAGAGGCGACTTTTTTTATCTCACGGCTGTTTCATGCCCAAACCGTACTGTTTTGGTTTCTATTTGTGCTCAGCGCTGATCTTGGATTTTTGGCGTATGTGGGTGTTTTAATCTCTGCGATTGTGCTCTTTTTTGAACATCGCATTGTGCTCAAAGATTTTTCCAAAATTGATCGCGCTTTTTTCACGCTCAATGGCTATTTGGGAATCATCTTTTTTGCCTTGATCTTTTTAGATAGGATCTGA